Proteins co-encoded in one Pseudochaenichthys georgianus chromosome 22, fPseGeo1.2, whole genome shotgun sequence genomic window:
- the LOC117467541 gene encoding galectin-8-like yields MSVANAKYTVLNPVIPYTGPIPGGLHPGEIIIIQGTVPPEADRFQVDLSSGCSTKPRSDVALHFSPRFIGPPCVVCNSLLRESWGKEETLHQLPYKRGAPFETIILVHKDAFKVAVNGTHLLEYKHKIPLNRVDTFSISGNVRVHAIGYIPNSAIFSESGDLSLPYKGSILKGLSPGQHITIKGQVSMYPHSFTVNLRSSRTENIALHLNPHMKSGAFIRNSYLSESWGQEERELPYFPFLSGEYFEILILCQPHQFKLAVNGSHLFEFRHRVQDLGSIDQLEIMGDLQLDDVKLW; encoded by the exons ATGTCTGTGGCAAACGCGAAATACACTGTCCTGAATCCG GTGATCCCATACACGGGGCCCATACCTGGAGGCCTGCACCCTGGGGAGATCATCATCATCCAGGGCACTGTGCCCCCAGAGGCTGACAG GTTTCAGGTGGACCTGTCGAGCGGCTGCAGCACCAAGCCGCGCTCTGACGTGGCCCTACACTTCAGCCCCCGCTTCATAGGCCCGCCCTGTGTGGTGTGTAACTCCCTGCTGCGGGAGAGCTGGGGCAAAGAGGAAACGCTCCATCAGCTGCCCTACAAACGCGGAGCCCCCTTCGAGACCATCATCCTGGTGCACAAAGACGCCTTCAAG GTGGCAGTAAATGGCACTCACCTGCTGGAGTACAAGCACAAAATCCCCCTGAACAGGGTCGACACATTTTCTATTTCTGGGAATGTGAGGGTTCACGCTATTGGCTACATCCCAAACTCA GCAATATTTTCCGAATCAGGTGACTTG aGCCTCCCTTACAAAGGCAGCATCCTGAAAGGACTGAGCCCCGGGCAGCACATCACCATCAAAGGCCAGGTCAGCATGTACCCTCACAG TTTCACAGTGAACCTCCGCAGCAGCCGGACGGAGAACATCGCTCTGCATCTGAACCCTCACATGAAGTCGGGTGCATTCATCAGGAACTCGTATCTGAGTGAGTCCTGGGGTCAGGAGGAGCGGGAGCTGCCGTACTTCCCCTTCTTGTCAGGGGAATACTTTGAG ATTCTCATCCTCTGTCAGCCTCACCAGTTCAAGCTGGCAGTGAACGgctcacacttgtttgagttcaGACATCGGGTGCAGGACCTGGGCAGCATCGACCAGCTGGAGATCATGGGCGACCTGCAGCTCGATGATGTGAAACTGTGGTGA
- the LOC117468042 gene encoding interferon alpha-inducible protein 27-like protein 2A produces the protein MGFISLDAIVAAIFAAIKSGAVWILWAILKSISASFGYGWFMAAAGGAATVLATPAMLAALGFTAGGIAAGSIAAKLISWAAVSNGGGVAAGSLVAILQSLGATTGAAAGAAAGVAAAGVAAAGVAAAGVAVAGMGVAVAWMLSTICCQPDLIKI, from the exons ATGGGTTTCATCTCATTGGATGCCATAGTAGCAGCTATTTTTGCTGCAATAAAGTCTGGAGCAGTTTGGATTCTCTGGGCAATCTTGAAGTCAATCTCGGCGTCATTTG GTTACGGATGGTTTATGGCCGCAG CTGGAGGAGCAGCCACTGTGTTGGCGACTCCTGCTATGCTAGCTGCCTTAGGTTTTACCGCAGGTGGAATAGCAGCCGGCTCCATTGCTGCCAAACTAATATCCTGGGCTGCAGTTTCTAATGGAGGAGGCGTTGCAGCAGGAAGTCTGGTGGCAATCTTGCAGTCACTTG GGGCTACAACTGGAGCTGCGGCTGGAGCTGCGGCTGGAGTAGCTGCGGCTGGAGTAGCTGCGGCTGGAGTAGCTGCGGCTGGAGTAGCTGTGGCTGGCATGGGTGTAGCTGTTGCATGGATGCTGTCAACCATTTGCTGTCAGCCAGATCTAATAAAGATTTAG
- the LOC117467421 gene encoding interferon alpha-inducible protein 27-like protein 2A, whose amino-acid sequence MGLLTFALAGAGAAGAIAAAPLVLAAVGFTTAGIAAGSIAAGMMSTAAVANGGAVAAGTTVAVLQAAGAAGLPAAASAGVAGVGATIGWITAILI is encoded by the exons ATGGGGCTGT TAACTTTCGCTTTAGCTGGTGCTGGAGCAG CTGGAGCTATCGCCGCTGCTCCTCTTGTTCTGGCCGCTGTAGGGTTCACCACCGCCGGGATCGCCGCAGGCTCCATTGCTGCCGGCATGATGTCAACTGCTGCAGTGGCTAACGGGGGAGCAGTGGCAGCCGGAACTACAGTGGCTGTTTTACAGGCTGCAG GTGCAGCCGGTCTGCCAGCAGCTGCCTCTGCAGGTGTGGCTGGCGTCGGAGCAACCATTGGATGGATAACTGCAATCCTCATCTGA
- the LOC117467419 gene encoding interferon alpha-inducible protein 27-like protein 2A: MGLLTFALAGAGAAGAIAAAPLVLAAVGFTTAGIAAGSIAAGMMSTAAVANGGAVAAGTTVAVLQAAGAAGLPAAASAGVAGIGATIGWITAILI; encoded by the exons ATGGGGCTGT TAACTTTCGCTTTAGCTGGTGCTGGAGCAG CTGGAGCTATCGCCGCTGCTCCTCTTGTTCTGGCCGCTGTAGGGTTCACCACCGCCGGGATCGCCGCAGGCTCCATTGCTGCCGGCATGATGTCAACTGCTGCAGTGGCTAACGGGGGAGCAGTGGCAGCCGGAACTACAGTGGCTGTTTTACAGGCTGCAG GTGCAGCCGGTCTGCCAGCAGCTGCCTCTGCAGGTGTGGCTGGCATCGGAGCAACCATTGGATGGATAACTGCAATCCTCATCTGA